Below is a window of Pseudodesulfovibrio sp. 5S69 DNA.
CAATGATCGACGTCGAAGATGGTCGGGAAGTCGTCGATAGCCTGCTTGAGCTCGTCGAGCGTTCCGGCGGGAAGGCTCAGAAAGGTGCGCAGGTCACCGGCCTCGTCGTTGTGCTCGTAAAGCGGCGGCAGCAGGCCGAGCAGATTGTCCTTGAACCAATCCGACATCAACCGGCCCTCCGCAGATCGAGGTTGACGCTGCCGAGAACCGGGATTTCGCCGTGGCGCAGCAGGATGTCCTGCCTGGGCGCGTAGAGATGCATGTGGCTGACGCCACGCACGCCATCGATCAGGGCCACCAGGTCGGAGAAGTGAATGGTCTGGCCGAAAGAGACTTGGTCGAAGGAAAAGAAATCGGAGAGCGCGGCTTCGATGCGGCTACGCACGTTTTCCAGCGGTTCACCGGGCCAGACGTAGACCTCGGCGTCGATGGAAACGGGGCGGTAGATCGGATCGAACAGGTTGATCTCGACCGTGATGACCTTGCGGCGTTCGAGAAACTCCGCGAGGTCCCGCTTGAGCAGCGCCGAGGGCATTCCGCCGCCGTTGGGGGCGATGGCCAGTTGGACGTTGTAATAGCGAATGTTCTGGCAGGCATTGGTGTCGAGCACCTTGGCCTTGGCGACGCCGGGGTAACCTTCGGCGAGCGCCTGGTAATCCTCCAGGGTGACGGCCTTCCAGAGACTGCGCAGCTCTGCCGGTGCCTGTCTGCGGGCGTGTTCGAGGGCTTCCCGCGAAGCGCCGCCAGTGGCGGGAACAGGATTGGTGACGGTCAGGGAGACCTGGCCGCCGTCGAGGTAGACCGGGCTCAGCAGTTGGGTGATCCGATTCGGACCGAGATTGCCCTGGTCTCCGATGGTCTGCAGATAGCTGACGGTGATGGCGCTTCCCTGAGCGGGTACAGCGCCGCTTTGCCCGTCGCCGAAAATCAGGGTAGAGATGTCGAGGGCGTCCAGGTCGGCCATGAAATGACGGCTGTCGGCCAGGCTGTCCTGGAAATGATCGACCTCGCTCCAGGCGTCGTCCCCCACCGTAACGGTGATGGTGCCCTGGGCGATGGCGTCGCCGGTCAGGCGGATGCGCTGGAATGGCAGCCCCGTCGATGTGAAGGTCTCGGTGCGGCGCACGCCTTGACGGGCCGGGATGTCTACCGAGAGCACGCCTCGCGGGATCAGGCCGTCCTCGACTGTCTCGAAATCCGCCTCGCCGTCATTCAGCAAGGCGCGGCAGGCCGTACCCGCCGGAATGGTCAAATCCTTGCCAAGCGGAGCGGAGAGCCGAAAACGCAGCGTGGTGGTGGAGGCCACCGGCGAATCCAGCCGGTAGCCGATGAGCTTGCAGAGGTTGATGACGTTCTGCCGCTGGCGGGCCGTGGGCAGGAAGGCCTCCGCCGCCTGGGCGTCCAGGTAGTAGGCCAGCATGTCGCCCACGCCGCAGAACAGATCGAGCAGGACGACGCCGAGATCGGAGTGGTTGAAATCGGTCCAGCGGTCGGTGAGCTGCGGGATCTTCGCCAACAGCTCCTGGCGGATCGATTCGTAATCCTTGTTGATATATCCGATGCTTGCGCGGCCCATGGTCTCTCCGGTTTTCGGCGGGTATGCGAGAGCGCCTGATGCTCTCGCCACGCCGGTTACTTACCGGAAGGGGCCTGGATGTGTCGGAGGCGGGATGCCTCAGAGCGGGCCGCGCAGTTGCCAGACGGGATTGGGCTGCCCGGAGGTGTTGTTGAGGTAGTGGGATTCCTTCTTGCCCTCGAAATAGAACAGGCCGATGCGACCAGACTCCGACGTGGTGATCCGGTGAACGGTGCCAGCGGCGTTGTCTTCCGCCTGGCTCTGGGTGTCGAAGCCCAGACCGCTCGCAGCCAGATAGAGGGAATGCTCGCTCTGGGGCGTTTCCGTTTCAGGTGCTCCCTTGAAGACCAGGTAATGGCCGTGATTGTCACCCGGATCGCTAACGATCCATTTGCCGTTGCGATCCTGATAGGCTCCCTCGATGTAGGCGACTTCGTATTCCCCGGCTGGCCAGATGAAGGAATCGTCCGGATCGGGGCTCATCTCGGCTGCGTCGAACCAGAGCAGATTGAACAGCGAGCGCACGTCCGGCGACAGGCGCACGCTGCGCACCGGCTGCGGTTCCGGCTCGGGCTCCGGCTGGGGATAGCTGGGCGCGGGATTGTTCGGGTCTTCTCTGTAGAAGGGATAGACCAGGTTGCCGTCCACCTGGCTCTGGATCACCCGGTAGGCGATATGCACCAGCAGCAGGTTGCAGTCGATGTTCAGCGGCCGGTCGTCGAAGCGCACCTCCGTGATGATCACCCGCTTTTCCCAGCGCTTGATGGCGTCGATCACGTAATGGCGCAGCAGACCCTTGAGCACCTCGTCGTTCTGTTCGAACACCAGATCCTTCAGCCTGGAGCCGAACTCCGGATTCATGAACCGTTCGCCGATCCGGGTGCCGAGGATCTGCAGGATGCTTTCGCGGATATGTTCGTGCTCCCGCGAGGTGGCGGCCGAGATCTGGGTGCCGCCGGATACCGACTGAAACCGGAACGGGTAGCGCAATCCCTTGCCGAGAAAGTCATAGCTCATCAGGTACGCTCCTCGCAGTCGATGCCGCACTGTCCCGAGCAGCCGCTTTCCGAAGTGTCGTCGTCGATAGCTTCTCCCTGGAAACGGATCACCAGATCCAG
It encodes the following:
- a CDS encoding baseplate J/gp47 family protein, coding for MGRASIGYINKDYESIRQELLAKIPQLTDRWTDFNHSDLGVVLLDLFCGVGDMLAYYLDAQAAEAFLPTARQRQNVINLCKLIGYRLDSPVASTTTLRFRLSAPLGKDLTIPAGTACRALLNDGEADFETVEDGLIPRGVLSVDIPARQGVRRTETFTSTGLPFQRIRLTGDAIAQGTITVTVGDDAWSEVDHFQDSLADSRHFMADLDALDISTLIFGDGQSGAVPAQGSAITVSYLQTIGDQGNLGPNRITQLLSPVYLDGGQVSLTVTNPVPATGGASREALEHARRQAPAELRSLWKAVTLEDYQALAEGYPGVAKAKVLDTNACQNIRYYNVQLAIAPNGGGMPSALLKRDLAEFLERRKVITVEINLFDPIYRPVSIDAEVYVWPGEPLENVRSRIEAALSDFFSFDQVSFGQTIHFSDLVALIDGVRGVSHMHLYAPRQDILLRHGEIPVLGSVNLDLRRAG
- a CDS encoding GPW/gp25 family protein, translated to MSYDFLGKGLRYPFRFQSVSGGTQISAATSREHEHIRESILQILGTRIGERFMNPEFGSRLKDLVFEQNDEVLKGLLRHYVIDAIKRWEKRVIITEVRFDDRPLNIDCNLLLVHIAYRVIQSQVDGNLVYPFYREDPNNPAPSYPQPEPEPEPQPVRSVRLSPDVRSLFNLLWFDAAEMSPDPDDSFIWPAGEYEVAYIEGAYQDRNGKWIVSDPGDNHGHYLVFKGAPETETPQSEHSLYLAASGLGFDTQSQAEDNAAGTVHRITTSESGRIGLFYFEGKKESHYLNNTSGQPNPVWQLRGPL